atttataaaaaaagataataaaaatagcgtaagtagtaataaataaatataagtaaaagTATAAgggatttattattattttgcagaTAGGATTAGTCGAGTTGCAAAATGGGATTGAAAAACCACAAAACATAGGTTTACAACTACAGAAGAACGACCCCTACGGCTTGTTGATTTATATCTATTTCTACTGCCAGTCTTCAGAGAAGTATATTTTCTTGTTGaactttttactttgaaaaaacttgttcttaaatatattattattgataacatattatttattttgtcatTACTAATTTATAGCAGAAGTAAAATACTAAGAGTTCACGCCTGCATTCAATACCTGtaaaactttaaataatttaagcaCTTTTAAAGTTCTTATGTATCTAATCAAAACATCTTTGCAAGATTCATTAAATTGGTCTACCTATTGGTTTGCTGCTTACATTAAAACTTTACTTTTGTTTCagctgataattttttttattttatttttatcattcgttttatttttggtattttgcAGTCCTGAAGAAGCTACAGCATCTTTGCTACCTCATTTAATTGAACATATTTTGAGACTCCCCAAAGTTGACAAACCTCCAGGATACATAATAAAAGCTTTGTGGCTTGTTTTTGCAGtaatagttttaacttttatattaaACCATTTTTGTTATAAGTTTCCTAAAGTTTTCTTATAGTTCAGtaactaacagccgtactcagagtcgcttaatcgttacttaactttagttaaaacgagacagagctatatctctcacataaatctgtctcgttttaactcaatcttaagtaacgattagcgactctgagtacggctgtcaATCGTAAATTAATAGCTATTATTTGAATGTCCCATCTAGATGTCAACAGTATCAAATGGTTCATTAGATTCCTTAGAGCAAAGAATTTATTTAGAGAAGGCAACAGACCGCCTTGTCGCTATGTTGTATCCAGAACCCGATATCTATTATACACACAACCCCGCTATATTGTTTTGGGCGTTTACATCTttaaggatctctaattttgtTAGATTACATGTTGTAAGTCATTTGTTTTTTAACTTTAATACAGAGTAGTTTtttctaattatttatatatattagaGAATTAAAGTACTTACTAAAATGAAAGCATCGCAGTTTGAGTCAGTTtactataacaataattaaattatttattaaaacagatatcgcaatggTTGAAAATTGAGAATACATTACCAGTAGATTTAATACGAGAATCAACAGTCTGGGAGTTACTTCTAAacgttttattaaaaagtaaagacAATACAATCGTAACAAATTGTATGGAAGCTATTAATATTTGTATCGAAAGAGGAGACGAAACTGCTAAGGAAGAATTTTCAACGTTAATATGGTCTTTACTACCTAAAGTATTATCTAAAGCATTGATTAGTTTTCATGAAAGAGGTAggtataaatgtttttttaaatattaaagaaaACCTTGTGATGGAGAAAGACGTAATCATTGATATAAACCAAAACGACGCTACCGAATTTAATTTATGATTGTTGGTTTTcgatcaaaaaataaataattgaaagattgaaagaaactaattaaatcgatcaaataacaaaaaagttataagcatttaaatatttctgattagacagagatagcgatatagaattttgacgtcacaccctactaatgccatagtagcgtCGTGAAACCGcacggtttcatacaaattttcgttttgcgagaaagggatagaagaccctcccactccaaaattcaaactataaatctttgttggattttaatatttttttcagcgtacgtcattatgtTTATCCTAGTTTctaataaagttataatatttatcaaattcaaaagtatgaAAATACCCAATCAATacaataggtaattattattaatcgtcGAATTTAAATTTGTACTTATATTCTCTTGGCAGAAACGAATATTTGCTATCTCTTAGACTTAGCAATAACAGAACTACCCTCCAAAATGGACGAATCAGTGTATTTTAAAGTAGCTGTATTTATTGCAACACTGTATTCCAAAAATACAGTGAACTCAAAAGACGTAGACTTCAAATATCACTTTGAATTTGTATGCATGAAGTTATGCTTGCTACTTTTGGATGTGTCCATGGAACACGATGATAATAAAGGTATGCTTGATGATGATTTAACTAACTACCTAATAGAATATTGACAATGCCCTGACAAGGCCTCATGTTAAAAATCCATCAAAAAAGAATATCACAACGCACATCTCTCTCACATACAAACTAATCCCAAAGAAGCTAATTCGGTTTAAAACTTGAATATAGGTATATGGCAGCAGTAATTTATCTCTGGAAACTATTAATGCTCAAAGTATACCCAGAAACTTCTAAAGACAGATAGGTGGGTAACTATTTAAGCATACGAAGATTTTGATATTACTGTCTCGCGTGGTGTGAAGagtagagtattgaacttgggggTAATACTGCCCTAGATGCAACAcactcgctacgctcgggagttactctaAAGTTCCTTCATAttgaataatctaaatatataaagggaaaaggtgactgactgactgattgactgactgactgactgatctatcaacgcaccgctcaaactactagacggatcaggctgaaatttggcatgcagatagttattatgacgtaggcatccgctaagaaaggatttttgaaaattcaacccctaagggggtgaaatagcggtttgaaatttgtgtagtccacgctgacgaagtcgcgagcataagttagtccaCTATATATGTTTTATGatcttcataatgttttcagTTTTGCTCGCATACATAAATCGCGCTGGTTTCCTGCCCTGTGTTCTAACAGCCATCAACAGCTCTGATGACAAGGTCGCCTGTACTTCGTTACAGCTTCTTGCCTGTATCATCTTCCATTTCACCAAGAACAACTACAAAGTAAGAACTTCTGTCTGTATTATTCTCTTTTAGGAcgcatactttttttttttttaattttttttttaaaaagaatattagccacattaaatgactaatattcccctttcctctccaattaagcgtcaggcttgtgctaggagtaggtacgacaatagtgcaacgggcgggatttgaaccgtcgacctttcggttttcagtccactcctataccggttgagctattgaggctctgaatatATACTGCATAGTTAAGCTTAATTATTACGTTAGTAATTTTaactgaagctgtgatagcctaatggttaggtaGGACGTCCGCCGGTGAaagataacatcgtgaggaaacctgcatacctgagagttctcaataatgttctcaaaggtgtgtgaagtctaccaatccgcaaatggccagcgtggtagagtatggccaaatccttctcactctgagaggagacccgtgctctgtagtgagctggcgatgggttgatcatgatgaattttAAGTAATTCTAATCTTATCCAGTTTCTTAAAATAAGTGTTTTATCTCTTTCGATAACATTAGGATTAGCGAATCAAGTTTCAAGCTTTATCTACTAACACGAGTTTTTAacatttgattttgaaaaactaacATCTTCATCTTAAGATTTGcttagttaataaaatattacgaaTTTTCAGCCGAAATCAGTTCTCGAACTGCAAACCgatctaataataaaatctcTTCGACAAGACAGTGAAAATGAACGAGGAGCTTTTTTGTTAGAACTAATCCGTACAATCTTTAGCTCTGGTCCAAATACACCAATAGCCCTCTCTTACGAACTGGAGGACTATCCTTCACAGATGCAGCAATGTAAAGCGTTGAGGGCGCTTATGTTTAGAGTACAGTTGATGTTGTGTTGTCGGGTAAGAATGGTTTCAAGGGCTTAATCTAATCaccgtcatcgtcatcgtcgaCCGACAatcgtccacagctggacataggtctcttgtagggacttccacacgccaccgtcctctgtcgcctgaatccagcggcttcctacaactcgtttgatgtcgtctgtgcACCCAATGTGGAGCGTGTGTAGCGCGTGTGTGGCGCATTTGATGTGCATATGTGGCGCATGTGTATTGTGTAGTGTGTGTGAGGCGCGTTTGTTGTTCGTGTGTAGCGCGTTTGTTGTTGGTGTGTAGCGAGGGTGTGACGCGTTTGTTGTGCGTGAGTGGCGCGTATGTAGCGTGTTTGGCGCGTTTGTTGTGCATGTGAGGCGCATTTGTAGTGCGTAATTGGCGCGTTTGTTGTGCATGTGAGGCGCTTTTGTAGCGCGTGTATGGCGCGTTTGTTGGGCGTGACACATGTGTGTGGCATGTTTGTTGTGCGTGTGTGGCACGTTTGTTGTGCGTGTGTGCACGTTTGTGGCGTGTTTGTTGTGCGTGTGAGGCGCGTTTGTTGTGCGTGTGTAGTGCATGTGTGAAGCATGTGTAGCGCGTGTGTGAcgcgtgtgtgaagtctgtgtGGAGCGAGCTGAGCGTTTGTGTCAGAGCGTAAGGAGCGAGCGTTCCGATCCTTAATAATAAAGTTGAAGTTGTGTCGttgaaatttataattattctagaATTAATAGTGCTTAAATATTtcattaggtacttaggtaatttCGTAGACGAGGCAATAGGTATGTTCAAAAACTCGTGTAACTTATTTTTCAGGACTCCAAAAACCAATCTTCAAGTGGTTGGAAAACATTAAACTCAATTTTCAAACATACAATTGCATACACGAATGACGCAAACGTGGTCGCAACACTAACTTCCCAACCGTGGACACACACCTTAATACGTTTCCAACTGACGCAAGACATAACACCAGAGTTCCTGATATTTGTGCAGAATTGGCTAAATTCACTGAAAGTAACAATCAGGAAGGGTAAAGAGGGCACAAATGATCATATTTCGAAATACAGACTTATAGGAAAAACTTTGAATATGTTGAAAAGAAATTTAAATGCAGATGAATCAAAAGATTCGAACAAAAATGTGCTCAGTATTATAAATGATATTATGGAGCTCTAAGTTTTAGtaatttacttaaatgtttGAAAATTATTGCCCTATAGTTTTGCATAcgattcaattatttatttacttgaatATTTAGAATTAGATGATTTTAAGAATTAGATGATACCTATTACACAAAAACAGATGAACAAAATTTGATGAATTTTAAAACAGTGTAATATTCTGCATCGAGTAAGAAACACGTGAAAAAAATACTACTATTTTTATGTAGATGTACTTAttttagtaaaacaataaagatgaagaaataaaagaattaattactcaataaataaaatatttcgaattcttatttatttatttttaattatgtcCATTGTCCATAAGAAAATaaggtacagtacccggcagaaaatactgtacatcgacctttagaaagagatagcggttttgtagagcattgtctctgtcgttgagaccgacaaaacgtcacataggtatgagtgacagagacaacgctctacaaagctgaaatcttattctaaaggtcgatgtacctacattattttctgccgcgtattgtatagttggtacctacttagtagtccAAGAGAATTTTCCTAAATACGAATTTACTTGAACTCTGATCGTACTGGGTCCTTTTCCACTGAAACAGAGCGGAGCGGGGTCGTGttattatagaaataga
Above is a window of Maniola hyperantus chromosome 20, iAphHyp1.2, whole genome shotgun sequence DNA encoding:
- the LOC117991963 gene encoding uncharacterized protein, with the protein product MENSQACRVKSNKTTSPLSHQTPYSTEQFLACFTTLADRIRGKANSIILSALVLQALISYQPDDLDLKGCVANILVEVLEKWVELLIGGLNHIALVGVGGDMSMMLIVTCELGIDMLRLIGVLEKSKEPVDFIHKILKDEQEISALRQCSSKLRHVILNAMNQLVVFVKDSLDMIGTEEYGSFLKVLMSFLHEQTNADVLPAFCDVLFSKGYLMMLPKTQIMRNDEMVRKTSTLILGEMLKILAAKHLTVKDNDNIATCIKDIHIGLVELQNGIEKPQNIGLQLQKNDPYGLLIYIYFYCQSSENPEEATASLLPHLIEHILRLPKVDKPPGYIIKALWLVFAMSTVSNGSLDSLEQRIYLEKATDRLVAMLYPEPDIYYTHNPAILFWAFTSLRISNFVRLHVISQWLKIENTLPVDLIRESTVWELLLNVLLKSKDNTIVTNCMEAINICIERGDETAKEEFSTLIWSLLPKVLSKALISFHERETNICYLLDLAITELPSKMDESVYFKVAVFIATLYSKNTVNSKDVDFKYHFEFVCMKLCLLLLDVSMEHDDNKVLLAYINRAGFLPCVLTAINSSDDKVACTSLQLLACIIFHFTKNNYKPKSVLELQTDLIIKSLRQDSENERGAFLLELIRTIFSSGPNTPIALSYELEDYPSQMQQCKALRALMFRVQLMLCCRDSKNQSSSGWKTLNSIFKHTIAYTNDANVVATLTSQPWTHTLIRFQLTQDITPEFLIFVQNWLNSLKVTIRKGKEGTNDHISKYRLIGKTLNMLKRNLNADESKDSNKNVLSIINDIMEL